TTCCAGAGGTCGTATGCCCTCCACGCATGTCCTGCGCACGCTCGCCGCCGCTGCTGGTGTCGTCGTGCTCACCTCATCGTCCGCATTCGCTCAGGCTCCGGCTGCCGGCTCGTCCCTCGTGAAGGGGCCGAGCGTCGAGGGCATCACCGAGTACCGACTTACCAACGGCCTCCGCGTTCTGCTTTTCCCGGATAAGTCCAAGCCGCAAACGACGGTGAACATCACCTATCTCGTCGGCTCGCGGCACGAGGGCTACGGCGAGACAGGCATGGCGCACTTGTTAGAGCACATGCAGTTCAAGGGGACGCCGAGACACCGCCATCCATCGGATGAGATTACGCAACATGGCGCGACGTTCGACGCGACCACGTCGTTCGATCGCACGAATTATTTCGAGACGTTCACGGCCGCCGATTCAAATCTCGCCTGGGCGCTCGATCTCGAAGCGGACCGCATGACGAACAGCTTCGTTGCGCGCGAGGATCTCGACAAGGAGATGCCCGTCGTGCGTAACGAGTTCGAGAAGGGTGAGGACAGTCCGTTCATCGTCACACTCAAGCGTGTGTTAGGCTCCGCCTATCTCTTTCACGCTTACAGTCACCTGCCCATCGGTGCACAGAGCGACATCGAGAACGTCCCGATCGAGAAGTTGCAGGCGTTCTATCACGAGCACTATCAGCCTGACAACGCTATCCTGATGATCGCCGGTAACTTCGACGATCAGCGCGCGCTGGCTCTCGTTCAAGAGAAGTTCAGCCCGATCCCGCGTCCCACGCGCGTGCTGGACCAGACGTACACGGTGGAACCAACGCAGGACGGCGAGCGAATGGCTGCGATTCGCCGCACTGGCAGCGCGCAGCTCGTGATGTCGTTCTATCACGTTCCCGCCGGAACGCATCCCGATTTTCCGGCGATCGACGTGCTCACGCGCGTGCTCGGCGATCCGGCGTCCGGCCGTCTACAGAAAGCGCTCGTGGAAACGAAGAAGGCCTCCACCATACAGGCGGACAATCTCCAGCAGCACGACCCGGGCGGACTTTTCCTCGCTGCGTTGCTTCAGAAGACACAATCGATCGATAGCGCCGAAGCGGCGATCTTCAGCGTGGCGACCGAGATTGCCACGACGAAGCCGCCGACCAGTGAAGAGGTCGAGCGCGCGAAGACCCAAGTGCTCAAAGGCTTCGAGCTCGCGCCGACGAATACTGGCCGCTTCGGGTTGGAGCTGAGCGAGTGGATGGCGATGGGAGACTGGCGACTCTTCTTCTATCACCGCGATCAGGTGAAGAGGGTGACCGTACAGGACGTCCAGCGCGTCGCGAGCACATATCTGAAGGAGTCGAACCGGACGGTTGGTCTCTTCATTCCCACGGAGAAGCCCGATCGCACCGAGATTGCCGCGGCGCCGAGCGCTGATTCACTGCTCAAGGGGTACAGGAGCAGCGTGATCGTAGCGACGGGAGAGTCTTTCGATCCGTCGCCGACGAACATCGAATCGCGCCTGCATCGCAGCGCATTGAAATCAGGGCTCCGACTCGCGCTCCTGCCTAAGAAGAATCGGGGCGAAGCCGTTTCCGCGCTGGTGAGTTTGCGAATCGGCAACGAGAAGGCGCTCACGAATCGCGGCATGTTGCCGAATCTCACCGCGCAAATGCTCATGCGGGGGACGAAGTCGCTCAACCGCCAGCAACTTACTGATTCGCTCAACAAACTGACGGCGAAGGTCGCCGTCTCGATGGGGACGGTGGGGAACGTGCGGGCTACCATCGAGACGACGCGGCCGAACTTCGCGGCAACGCTGAAGCTGGTGGCGGACATGCTGCGTCAGCCGGCGTTCGACGCGACGGAGTTCGAGCAGGTGCAGCGTGAGGCCGTTGCGGGCGTCGAGGCCCAACGCGGTGAGCCCGTGATGCTGGGCCAGATCACGTTTGCGCGCGAGATCGGCCGCTACCAGAAGGGTCACCCGCGCTACGTGCCAATGCCGGAAGAGCAGATCGAA
This genomic interval from Gemmatimonadaceae bacterium contains the following:
- a CDS encoding pitrilysin family protein: MPSTHVLRTLAAAAGVVVLTSSSAFAQAPAAGSSLVKGPSVEGITEYRLTNGLRVLLFPDKSKPQTTVNITYLVGSRHEGYGETGMAHLLEHMQFKGTPRHRHPSDEITQHGATFDATTSFDRTNYFETFTAADSNLAWALDLEADRMTNSFVAREDLDKEMPVVRNEFEKGEDSPFIVTLKRVLGSAYLFHAYSHLPIGAQSDIENVPIEKLQAFYHEHYQPDNAILMIAGNFDDQRALALVQEKFSPIPRPTRVLDQTYTVEPTQDGERMAAIRRTGSAQLVMSFYHVPAGTHPDFPAIDVLTRVLGDPASGRLQKALVETKKASTIQADNLQQHDPGGLFLAALLQKTQSIDSAEAAIFSVATEIATTKPPTSEEVERAKTQVLKGFELAPTNTGRFGLELSEWMAMGDWRLFFYHRDQVKRVTVQDVQRVASTYLKESNRTVGLFIPTEKPDRTEIAAAPSADSLLKGYRSSVIVATGESFDPSPTNIESRLHRSALKSGLRLALLPKKNRGEAVSALVSLRIGNEKALTNRGMLPNLTAQMLMRGTKSLNRQQLTDSLNKLTAKVAVSMGTVGNVRATIETTRPNFAATLKLVADMLRQPAFDATEFEQVQREAVAGVEAQRGEPVMLGQITFAREIGRYQKGHPRYVPMPEEQIEAYKAATIADVRKFYTELYGASTGELVVVGDFDDAEIARVAADAFGGWKSATAFKSIPVTLVATSTGKRTVETPDKANALFVAGETFQMKDTDPDYAALLLINYMLGENPLDSRLPARIRVKEGLSYAVQSALNVSALDRAGQWVALAISNPSNADKVSTAFFDEMSKLVKEGFSADEVEKGKVTYLQRRSMARVNDLALAGQLANGLYLGRTMTFDGTIEQKIKALTANEVNAALRRLFDPAKMTVVMAGDFSKVTQAGKPQER